The Oncorhynchus clarkii lewisi isolate Uvic-CL-2024 unplaced genomic scaffold, UVic_Ocla_1.0 unplaced_contig_8498_pilon_pilon, whole genome shotgun sequence genome contains a region encoding:
- the LOC139395948 gene encoding nerve growth factor-like: MRSLLLVLLLIGVQAVLNMGGVLGPVAANHSAEHHTVANGRAKQQRAARLSVSPQQEQQTQQRPSRTRQAHRPASLPQGWISSLGHSETGSPSTSSIPEVDTKLFSKRLYHSSPRVVFSDVPPSHHGLGGETGEEEGEEEVGRVMGGGVRVRRKAGGQPMHRGEYSVCDSISVWLGNLTKATDIAGNEVEVLPEVKIDNVRKRQFFYETTCRVATPPGGGAGVGGGVMGGGPNAGAKSGCRGIDSRHWNSYCTNTHTYVLALTKSKEQMAWRLIRINAACVCVLSRKSWRH, from the coding sequence ATGAGGTCGTTGCTGTTGGTGCTTCTGCTGATTGGCGTCCAGGCTGTACTGAACATGGGAGGTGTCCTGGGCCCGGTGGCAGCCAACCACAGCGCAGAACACCACACAGTAGCCAATGGCAGAGCAAAACAGCAGCGGGCGGCCCGCCTCTCAGTGTCACCTCAGCAGGAGCAGCAGACTCAGCAGAGACCCAGCCGGACCAGACAGGCCCACAGGCCAGCCTCTCTACCCCAGGGCTGGATCTCTTCCCTGGGCCACTCTGAGACAggctccccctctacctcctccatcCCAGAGGTGGACACCAAACTGTTCAGCAAGCGGCTCTACCACTCCTCACCGCGCGTCGTCTTCAGTGACGTACCCCCCTCTCACCACGGCCTGGGGGGGGAGacgggggaagaggagggagaggaggaagtgggGAGGGTGATGGGTGGGGGAGTGAGGGTGAGGCGGAAGGCGGGGGGGCAGCCCATGCACAGGGGGGAGTACTCCGTGTGCGACAGCATCAGCGTGTGGTTGGGGAACCTGACCAAGGCCACAGACATCGCCGGCAACGAGGTGGAGGTTCTGCCAGAGGTGAAGATAGACAACGTCCGCAAGAGACAGTTCTTCTACGAGACCACCTGCCGTGTGGCCACACCCCCGGGGGGCGGAGCTGGGGTTGGGGGAGGAGTTATGGGAGGCGGGCCCAATGCGGGGGCCAAATCAGGGTGCCGCGGCATCGACAGCCGTCACTGGAACTCGTACTGCACCAACACGCACACGTACGTGCTCGCGCTCACCAAGTCCAAGGAGCAGATGGCGTGGAGGCTGATACGCATCAacgcagcgtgtgtgtgtgtcctcagccGCAAGTCCTGGAGGCACTGA